A DNA window from Syntrophorhabdaceae bacterium contains the following coding sequences:
- the frr gene encoding ribosome recycling factor, giving the protein MNREVMEELEEKLKKSLTTLKKDFSKLRTGVASVSLLEDIKVDYYNQPTPLNQVASIGVQDSRTITIQPWDNSIIGELEKAIQKSDLGVNPMSDGKIIRLSFPKLTEERRKELTRLGNKMLENTRVAMRNVRRDINEKLKKMEKDKQLSQDDLHKNQDEVQKLTDRYIEMAEKTYSEKEKEILSI; this is encoded by the coding sequence ATGAATCGCGAGGTAATGGAAGAACTCGAAGAAAAACTAAAAAAATCGCTTACCACGCTCAAGAAAGATTTTTCAAAATTGCGGACCGGCGTCGCTTCTGTATCGCTCCTGGAAGATATCAAGGTTGACTACTACAACCAACCCACGCCGCTCAACCAGGTGGCAAGCATCGGGGTTCAGGACAGCAGGACCATCACTATCCAGCCATGGGATAATTCGATCATCGGTGAACTTGAAAAGGCGATCCAGAAATCAGACCTTGGCGTCAATCCCATGTCGGACGGGAAGATCATCCGGCTTTCCTTTCCGAAATTGACAGAGGAACGGAGGAAGGAGCTTACCAGGCTGGGCAATAAGATGCTTGAAAACACAAGGGTTGCAATGCGAAACGTCAGGAGAGACATCAACGAAAAACTGAAAAAGATGGAGAAGGATAAGCAGCTTTCACAGGATGATCTGCACAAAAATCAGGATGAAGTCCAGAAACTCACCGACAGATATATTGAGATGGCGGAGAAGACCTACTCGGAAAAAGAGAAAGAGATCCTGTCGATCTGA
- a CDS encoding isoprenyl transferase, protein MPNIDINKLPTHVAIIMDGNGRWAKKRRLERAEGHLVGIESVREIVKITRELDIPYLTLYAFSRENWSRPRNEVKTLLEFLGFYLEKELPMMLEKGIRFNVLGEKRDFPRALQVKLDEVMTRTARNKRLHLNIALSYSGRKEIISAVKRIAEETKNGMIRKIDERLFGRYLYTKGMPDPDLLIRTSGEMRLSNFLLWQVAYTEIYVTDVLWPDFRRKAYMAALRDFAKRERRFGKVKED, encoded by the coding sequence ATGCCCAACATAGACATTAATAAGCTTCCCACACACGTTGCCATCATCATGGATGGAAATGGAAGGTGGGCAAAAAAGCGAAGGCTCGAGAGGGCCGAAGGGCATCTCGTCGGCATAGAATCTGTCAGGGAAATAGTAAAGATCACGAGAGAACTGGACATACCCTATCTCACGCTCTATGCCTTTTCCCGGGAAAACTGGTCCAGGCCCAGAAATGAGGTAAAGACGCTTCTTGAATTCTTAGGCTTCTATCTGGAAAAGGAGCTCCCCATGATGCTGGAAAAGGGGATACGGTTTAATGTGCTTGGTGAAAAAAGAGATTTTCCCAGGGCATTGCAGGTCAAGCTCGACGAGGTGATGACACGGACGGCGCGGAACAAAAGGCTCCACCTGAACATCGCCCTGAGTTACAGCGGCAGAAAAGAGATCATCTCAGCGGTAAAACGTATCGCTGAGGAGACGAAGAACGGCATGATCAGGAAGATAGACGAACGGCTCTTCGGCCGGTATCTCTATACAAAGGGTATGCCCGACCCTGATCTCCTCATCAGGACAAGCGGGGAGATGAGACTCAGTAATTTTCTCCTCTGGCAGGTTGCGTACACGGAGATATACGTGACGGATGTGCTCTGGCCTGATTTCAGGAGAAAGGCATACATGGCAGCATTGCGGGACTTCGCAAAGCGGGAAAGACGTTTCGGAAAGGTGAAGGAAGACTAA
- a CDS encoding phosphatidate cytidylyltransferase, whose protein sequence is MGELRKRVITGICLAPIVVLLFFFLPLQWFFIFLLIIALLGISELAVMVKAGPRYLLLFLALAGAVPLYFGAIGLYLPALLLLAIVYMLIQICLGEGKKETANRDIFLGIMVLLFGGIFIMLPLFYIYKLKELRNSLPLIFLFALWASDTSAYFAGKAFGKIPLVPRISPKKTVEGLCGAILGSMIIIVVSHTLIGITVRESLAIGCIIGLLGQLGDILESLGKRLSETKDSSSLIPGHGGILDRIDSFIFTAPFLYYYLAGIR, encoded by the coding sequence GTGGGAGAGCTGCGGAAAAGAGTCATAACAGGCATATGCCTCGCACCGATCGTTGTCCTCCTCTTCTTTTTTCTCCCATTGCAATGGTTCTTTATATTCCTCCTGATCATTGCCCTCCTGGGGATCAGTGAGCTGGCAGTGATGGTAAAAGCAGGCCCAAGATACCTCCTCCTCTTCCTTGCCCTTGCGGGCGCCGTACCGCTTTATTTCGGGGCCATCGGCCTCTATCTACCCGCCCTCCTCCTTCTTGCCATTGTCTATATGCTTATTCAGATCTGCCTCGGAGAAGGCAAAAAGGAGACTGCAAACAGGGATATATTTCTCGGCATTATGGTGCTTCTTTTCGGCGGTATCTTTATAATGCTGCCGCTCTTCTATATATACAAGCTCAAAGAGCTTCGCAACAGCCTTCCCCTTATCTTTCTTTTCGCGCTCTGGGCAAGCGACACAAGCGCATACTTTGCGGGAAAGGCCTTTGGTAAAATACCTCTTGTTCCCCGCATCAGCCCGAAAAAAACCGTTGAAGGTCTCTGCGGGGCAATCCTGGGGAGCATGATAATCATCGTTGTATCGCATACACTGATAGGCATAACCGTCCGGGAGTCTCTGGCGATAGGGTGTATCATCGGTCTCCTCGGACAGCTCGGCGATATCCTCGAATCACTCGGAAAAAGATTGTCAGAGACAAAGGATTCTTCCTCCCTCATCCCGGGACACGGCGGGATCCTTGACAGGATCGACAGCTTCATTTTTACGGCGCCGTTCCTGTATTACTATCTGGCAGGGATACGATGA